The proteins below are encoded in one region of Scophthalmus maximus strain ysfricsl-2021 chromosome 4, ASM2237912v1, whole genome shotgun sequence:
- the LOC118302251 gene encoding high choriolytic enzyme 1-like, with amino-acid sequence MTPTASLLLLLLLGLSQAHPLQEEESEEEVPDDTVDITTRILTSNNGTDEILLEGDLLAPRTRNAMRCWSQSCLWRKGSNGLVVIPFTVSREFTSWEWQKIDSAMKSFHSRTCIRFAPRQNERDYISFENKAGCFSALGRVGGRQVLSLNRQGCIYHGIVQHEINHALGFQHEQTRSDRDNHVRINWENINPQMAYNFYKQSTNNLNTPYDYSSIMHYGKTAFSIQYGRDSITPIPDPNAQIGQRQGMSYWDIMRIHRLYGC; translated from the coding sequence ATGACTCCCACtgccagcctgctgctgctgctcctgctcggCCTCTCTCAGGCTCATCCTCTCCAGGAGGAAGAAAGCGAGGAAGAGGTCCCTGACGACACCGTTGACATCACCACCAGGATTCTGACCTCCAACAACGGCACCGATGAGATCCTGCTGGAAGGAGACCTTCTGGCTCCCAGAACCAGAAACGCCATGAGGTGCTGGTCCCAGAGCTGCCTGTGGAGGAAAGGCTCCAACGGCTTGGTCGTGATCCCCTTCACCGTGAGCAGAGAGTTCACCAGCTGGGAGTGGCAGAAGATCGACTCCGCCATGAAGTCCTTCCACAGCAGGACCTGCATTCGCTTCGCCCCCCGTCAGAACGAGCGCGACTACATCAGCTTTGAGAACAAAGCCGGATGTTTCTCCGCTCTGGGCAGAGTGGGAGGCAGACAGGTGCTCTCTCTCAACAGGCAGGGCTGCATCTACCACGGCATCGTCCAGCACGAGATCAACCACGCTCTGGGCTTCCAGCACGAGCAGACCAGGAGCGACCGCGACAACCATGTCAGGATCAACTGGGAGAACATCAACCCACAGATGGCCTACAACTTCTACAAGCAGTCCACCAACAACCTCAACACTCCCTACGACTACTCCTCCATCATGCACTATGGAAAAACTGCCTTCTCCATCCAGTACGGAAGAGACAGCATCACCCCCATCCCCGACCCCAACGCCCAGATCGGCCAGAGGCAGGGCATGTCCTACTGGGACATCATGAGGATCCACAGGCTCTATGGCTGCTAA
- the LOC124849930 gene encoding high choriolytic enzyme 1-like, with translation MTPTASLLLLLLLGLSQAHPLQEEESEEEVPDDTVDITTRILTSNNGTDEILLEGDLLAPRTRNAMRCWSQSCLWRKGSNGLVVIPFTVSREFTSWERQKIDSAMKSFHSRTCIRFAPRQNERDYISFENKAGCFSALGRVGGRQVLSLNRQGCIYHGIVQHEINHALGFQHEQTRSDRDNHVRINWENINPQMAYNFYKQSTNNLNTPYDYSSIMHYGKTAFSIQYGRDSITPIPDPNAQIGQRQGMSYWDIMRIHRLYGC, from the coding sequence ATGACTCCCACtgccagcctgctgctgctgctcctgctcggCCTCTCTCAGGCTCATCCTCTCCAGGAGGAAGAAAGCGAGGAAGAGGTCCCTGACGACACCGTTGACATCACCACCAGGATTCTGACCTCCAACAACGGCACCGATGAGATCCTGCTGGAAGGAGACCTGCTGGCTCCCAGAACCAGAAACGCCATGAGGTGCTGGTCCCAGAGCTGCCTGTGGAGGAAAGGCTCCAACGGCTTGGTCGTGATCCCCTTCACCGTGAGCAGAGAGTTCACCAGCTGGGAGAGGCAGAAGATCGACTCCGCCATGAAGTCCTTCCACAGCAGGACCTGCATTCGCTTCGCCCCCCGTCAGAACGAGCGCGACTACATCAGCTTTGAGAACAAAGCCGGATGTTTCTCCGCTCTGGGCAGAGTGGGAGGCAGACAGGTGCTCTCTCTCAACAGGCAGGGCTGCATCTACCACGGCATCGTCCAGCACGAGATCAACCACGCTCTGGGCTTCCAGCACGAGCAGACCAGGAGCGACCGCGACAACCATGTCAGGATCAACTGGGAGAACATCAACCCACAGATGGCCTACAACTTCTACAAGCAGTCCACCAACAACCTCAACACTCCCTACGACTACTCCTCCATCATGCACTATGGAAAAACAGCCTTCTCCATCCAGTACGGAAGAGACAGCATCACCCCCATCCCCGACCCCAACGCCCAGATCGGCCAGAGGCAGGGCATGTCCTACTGGGACATCATGAGGATCCACAGGCTCTATGGCTGCTAA